A window of the Deltaproteobacteria bacterium HGW-Deltaproteobacteria-18 genome harbors these coding sequences:
- a CDS encoding potassium transporter TrkA: protein MKFLVSQMTALVKSGQQKANTRLMVRFLFILLSFFAAFTVLFHFLMAYEGQKHSWITGLYWTLTVMSTLGFGDITFTSDLGRFFSICVMLSGVVFMLIVLPFTFIQFFYAPWLEEQNKARAPRRVPETMSNHVILTFYDAVTLNLVEKLSQYDIKYVILVSDLQQALNLYETGLNVVLGELDDPETYLRLRVREAAMVVVMNEDVASTNIIFTIREVADKTPVITNADQEDSVDILDLAGSTHTYQFTKMLGQVLARRVMGVSMKANVIGNFDELLIAEAPAMHSPLQGRTLAESRLRELTGVNVVGVWEQGRFQLPDPMTKIGASTVLVLAGSEAQLEIYDSLMGASGLSREHSGPVVVLGGGRVGMSVAETLGARGVDYRVVEKKTLRNKDDSRIIQGSAADLDVLILAGIKETPSIIITTHDDDLNIFLTIYCRRLRPDVQIISRASLDRNINTLHRAGANLVISFSSLFTTTILNLLNPEKLLMLSEGLNIFRANPSQAIVGKALREQKIRQSTGCSIIAIKRGEEMLLNPDPGTSVSKDDELILIGTAQAEKNFMEQYPAA, encoded by the coding sequence ATGAAATTTCTCGTCTCTCAAATGACCGCACTGGTCAAAAGCGGTCAACAGAAAGCCAATACGCGGCTCATGGTCCGTTTTCTGTTCATCCTGCTCAGCTTCTTTGCCGCCTTTACCGTCCTGTTTCATTTCCTGATGGCTTACGAAGGACAGAAGCATTCCTGGATCACGGGCCTCTACTGGACCCTGACGGTCATGAGCACCCTTGGCTTCGGGGACATCACCTTCACATCCGACCTGGGACGGTTCTTTTCCATCTGCGTAATGCTGAGCGGCGTCGTGTTCATGCTCATCGTCCTGCCCTTCACCTTCATCCAGTTTTTCTACGCGCCCTGGCTTGAAGAACAGAACAAGGCCAGGGCCCCGCGCAGAGTTCCCGAAACCATGTCGAACCATGTCATCCTGACCTTTTATGACGCGGTGACACTCAATCTGGTGGAAAAATTGAGCCAGTACGACATCAAGTACGTCATTCTTGTCTCAGACCTGCAACAAGCCTTGAATCTGTACGAAACGGGTCTCAATGTCGTCCTCGGCGAGCTTGATGATCCGGAAACGTATCTGCGGCTGCGGGTGCGTGAAGCGGCCATGGTCGTGGTCATGAACGAGGATGTGGCCAGTACCAACATCATCTTCACCATCCGCGAAGTTGCGGACAAGACCCCTGTCATCACCAACGCCGACCAGGAGGACTCCGTCGACATCCTCGACCTGGCGGGCAGCACGCACACCTACCAATTCACCAAAATGCTGGGTCAGGTCCTGGCGCGGCGGGTCATGGGGGTCAGCATGAAGGCCAATGTCATCGGCAACTTCGATGAACTGCTCATCGCCGAGGCGCCCGCCATGCATTCCCCTCTCCAGGGACGTACTCTGGCCGAGAGCAGGCTGCGCGAACTGACAGGCGTGAACGTTGTCGGCGTCTGGGAGCAGGGACGCTTTCAGCTGCCCGATCCGATGACCAAAATTGGCGCGTCCACGGTGCTGGTCCTGGCGGGCTCCGAAGCACAGCTCGAAATCTACGACTCGCTCATGGGGGCAAGTGGATTGAGCAGGGAACACAGCGGACCGGTTGTGGTTCTGGGCGGAGGCAGGGTTGGCATGTCTGTGGCCGAAACCTTGGGCGCAAGGGGAGTCGACTATCGCGTGGTGGAGAAAAAGACGCTCAGAAACAAAGATGACTCGCGGATAATACAGGGCAGCGCGGCCGACCTGGACGTCCTCATCCTGGCCGGAATCAAAGAGACCCCGTCCATCATCATCACCACCCACGACGATGACCTGAACATCTTCCTGACCATCTACTGCCGTCGTCTTCGGCCCGACGTCCAGATCATCAGCCGGGCCAGCCTGGACCGCAACATCAACACCCTGCACCGCGCCGGGGCCAATCTGGTCATTTCCTTTTCTTCCCTCTTCACGACCACGATTTTAAACCTGCTCAACCCCGAAAAACTGCTCATGCTCTCCGAAGGGCTGAACATCTTCCGCGCCAATCCGAGTCAGGCCATTGTGGGCAAAGCCCTGCGCGAACAGAAAATACGCCAGTCCACCGGATGCAGCATCATCGCCATCAAGCGGGGTGAAGAAATGCTTTTGAATCCCGATCCCGGCACCAGCGTCTCTAAAGATGACGAACTCATCCTGATCGGAACGGCGCAGGCGGAGAAAAATTTCATGGAGCAGTACCCGGCCGCCTGA
- the ilvB gene encoding acetolactate synthase, large subunit, biosynthetic type, translated as MFSMTGAQLTISLLERQGIRTIAGIPGGANLPLYDALSRSTRIRHVLTRHEQGAGFLAQGMARVTGLPAVCFATSGPGATNILTAIADAKLDSIPVICITGQVPRAMIGTDAFQEVDTYGMSIPITKHNFLVREARDLLHIIPEAFSIATSGRPGPVLIDIPRDVQLEMAAFEQWPDIGEREPVPAFFDGDLDAAVEMINSARRPILWIGGGVVAAGAGPEMLTLAERASMPVTSTLMGLTAVHHDHPLNMGMLGMHAQRHTNMALEACDLILAAGVRFDDRATGKVQEFCPQARVIHIDIDHSELDKLRATSLPILGDVREVVRALLPKVATAERQEWIGYIEALKLAFPSQVPEQGGHGTPQELIRRVGELAGDSAIVVTDVGKHQMWTAQSYPFSPGIGWLTSGGLGTMGFGLPTAIGAALAAPERKVVCFSGDGSLLMNIQEMATAAEQGVDVTVILMNNTCLGLVHQQQELFFKANYFSSIYDVSVDFPLIAAGFRWKTWDLAGAADPDAVLNEALAHRGPTLIHVPVDRDEKVWPMVPPGAANRTMLGGECHA; from the coding sequence ATGTTTTCCATGACCGGCGCGCAGCTGACCATCAGCCTTCTGGAACGCCAGGGCATCCGCACCATCGCGGGCATCCCCGGCGGTGCAAATCTTCCCCTCTACGACGCACTTTCCCGCAGCACACGCATCCGTCACGTCCTGACCCGGCATGAGCAGGGCGCGGGCTTTCTGGCCCAGGGCATGGCCCGGGTCACCGGCCTGCCCGCAGTCTGCTTCGCCACCTCCGGACCTGGCGCGACCAACATCCTGACCGCCATCGCCGACGCCAAGCTCGACTCGATCCCCGTCATCTGCATCACCGGCCAGGTCCCCCGGGCCATGATCGGCACCGACGCCTTTCAGGAGGTGGACACCTATGGGATGAGCATTCCCATCACCAAGCACAATTTTCTCGTGCGTGAAGCGCGCGACCTGCTGCACATCATCCCCGAGGCCTTCTCCATCGCCACCAGCGGCCGCCCCGGTCCGGTGCTGATCGACATCCCCCGCGACGTCCAGCTGGAGATGGCCGCTTTCGAGCAGTGGCCCGACATCGGCGAACGCGAACCCGTTCCGGCCTTTTTCGACGGGGATCTCGATGCGGCCGTGGAGATGATCAATTCCGCCCGAAGGCCAATTTTGTGGATCGGTGGCGGAGTGGTAGCCGCTGGCGCGGGCCCGGAGATGCTGACGCTGGCCGAGCGTGCTTCCATGCCCGTGACTTCGACGCTGATGGGGCTGACAGCAGTGCACCACGACCACCCGCTGAACATGGGCATGCTCGGCATGCATGCCCAGCGTCACACCAACATGGCGCTCGAGGCCTGCGACCTGATCCTGGCCGCCGGAGTGCGTTTCGACGACCGCGCCACGGGCAAGGTGCAGGAGTTCTGCCCCCAGGCCAGGGTCATCCACATCGACATCGACCACAGCGAACTGGACAAGCTCCGGGCCACTTCCCTGCCCATTCTGGGCGATGTGCGTGAAGTGGTGCGCGCTCTTTTGCCCAAGGTCGCAACGGCCGAGCGTCAGGAATGGATCGGATACATCGAGGCCCTGAAGCTGGCCTTTCCCTCCCAGGTTCCGGAGCAGGGCGGGCACGGCACCCCGCAGGAACTGATCCGGCGGGTGGGCGAATTGGCCGGAGATTCGGCCATCGTGGTCACGGACGTGGGCAAGCATCAGATGTGGACGGCCCAGAGCTACCCTTTCAGCCCGGGGATCGGCTGGCTGACCTCGGGCGGGCTCGGCACCATGGGTTTTGGCCTGCCCACGGCCATCGGTGCGGCACTGGCCGCTCCGGAACGCAAGGTCGTCTGCTTCAGCGGCGACGGCAGCCTGCTCATGAATATCCAGGAGATGGCCACCGCCGCCGAACAGGGCGTGGATGTGACCGTCATCCTGATGAACAACACCTGTCTGGGGCTGGTGCACCAGCAGCAGGAACTTTTTTTCAAGGCCAACTATTTTTCATCCATTTACGATGTGAGCGTTGACTTTCCGCTCATCGCCGCCGGCTTCAGGTGGAAAACCTGGGATCTGGCCGGGGCCGCCGATCCGGACGCCGTGCTGAACGAGGCTCTGGCCCACAGAGGACCGACCCTGATCCATGTCCCGGTGGACCGGGACGAGAAAGTCTGGCCCATGGTCCCTCCCGGGGCCGCCAACAGAACCATGCTTGGAGGTGAATGTCATGCATAG
- a CDS encoding family 2 glycosyl transferase, with product MKISVVIPVYREKGISALLDDLLRRIESDRTSGECEIAVVDGAPEADTLTRIGEKPVSRLSSPPGRGVQLNCGAQATGGDVLLFLHADTILPENAFRLIRSALHDTNIAGGAFSLSYEPRTPGLSFITALANLRSRRTRVPYGDQAIFVRRQVFEELNGFLPIPIMEDLEFMTRLRKEGHRIRILVMPVRTSARRQLHEGILRCTLRNLCLRLLYHCGIPPRILAGLYRRHGS from the coding sequence ATGAAGATCTCCGTCGTCATCCCGGTCTACCGTGAAAAAGGCATTTCGGCCTTGCTTGACGACCTCCTGCGACGGATTGAAAGTGACCGGACTAGCGGCGAATGCGAAATCGCGGTCGTCGACGGAGCGCCCGAAGCCGACACCCTGACCCGCATAGGCGAAAAGCCCGTGTCGCGCCTGTCTTCTCCGCCCGGCCGAGGGGTGCAGCTCAACTGCGGTGCCCAGGCCACAGGAGGCGATGTCCTGCTTTTTCTGCATGCCGACACCATCCTGCCCGAAAATGCCTTCAGACTCATCCGCTCGGCCCTGCACGACACGAATATCGCAGGCGGAGCCTTCAGCCTGAGCTACGAACCCCGCACTCCGGGACTGTCCTTCATCACCGCTCTGGCCAACCTGCGCTCAAGGCGCACCCGCGTGCCCTACGGAGACCAGGCCATCTTTGTGCGCCGCCAGGTTTTCGAGGAATTGAACGGATTCTTGCCCATCCCCATCATGGAGGACCTCGAATTCATGACCCGCCTGCGCAAAGAAGGTCACAGAATCCGCATCCTGGTCATGCCCGTGCGCACCTCTGCCCGACGCCAGCTGCATGAGGGCATTTTACGCTGCACCCTGCGCAATCTCTGCCTGCGTCTGCTCTACCACTGCGGAATACCGCCAAGAATCCTGGCCGGTCTGTATCGCAGGCACGGGAGCTGA
- a CDS encoding FAD-binding protein, with protein sequence MELTHVELLVEPDNINDAAHIRAQALAKAGLDDDGGVRVRVVRRSVDARAKMPRFLLRIAIGGTDTDPSVFAPRPLGGERVIVVGAGPGGYFAALTLLEAGIKPVLLERGRDVRARLKDVKKIYSEGLVNPHSNYCFGEGGAGTYSDGKLYTRSRKRGDVDRILDLFVAHGASPDIGVDAHPHLGSNVLPKLVRNMRDAIIAAGGEIHFEAHVSDLVLDSGEVRGVRLAGGETVDGDAVILATGHSARDIYDLLLRRGVLLEAKSFALGVRIEHPQALVDRMFYHHSPRHAALPAASYRLACQTAERGVFSFCMCPGGFVVPASTAPGELVLNGMSLASRKAPFANAGLVAEIRPSDVPGEDPLALLRFQAEVEQTMFRAGDGKTQRAPAQRADDFLQGRVSENLGATSYVPGVYGAPLHELLPGFVTRALQEGLTILGGKHKGFDSAEATLLAVESRTSSPVRIPRDRETLMHPQVRGLFPCGEGAGYAGGIVSAAMDGVAVAKAVVEQLKK encoded by the coding sequence ATGGAATTAACTCACGTCGAGCTGCTGGTGGAGCCGGACAATATAAATGACGCGGCGCACATCAGAGCCCAGGCTCTGGCCAAGGCCGGCCTGGACGACGACGGCGGCGTCAGGGTGCGCGTGGTGCGCCGATCGGTGGATGCGCGGGCCAAGATGCCTCGGTTTCTTTTGCGTATCGCCATTGGCGGAACCGATACGGATCCGTCGGTATTCGCGCCCAGGCCCTTGGGCGGGGAGCGGGTGATCGTGGTCGGAGCCGGGCCGGGCGGTTATTTTGCAGCCCTGACCCTGCTCGAGGCCGGGATCAAACCTGTGCTGCTGGAGCGCGGCCGCGACGTTCGCGCCAGGCTCAAGGACGTGAAGAAGATCTACTCCGAAGGCCTGGTCAACCCTCACTCCAACTACTGCTTCGGCGAGGGCGGGGCGGGCACCTATTCCGACGGCAAGCTTTACACCCGATCCAGGAAGCGTGGCGATGTGGATCGCATTCTCGATCTATTCGTGGCCCATGGCGCGTCCCCCGACATCGGCGTGGACGCGCACCCGCATCTGGGATCCAACGTGCTGCCGAAGCTGGTAAGGAACATGCGCGACGCCATCATCGCCGCTGGCGGAGAGATCCATTTCGAGGCGCATGTGTCCGACCTGGTCCTTGACTCCGGGGAGGTTCGCGGCGTGCGTCTGGCCGGGGGAGAGACGGTGGATGGCGACGCCGTGATTCTGGCCACCGGGCATTCGGCCCGCGACATCTATGACCTTCTGCTCCGACGCGGCGTGCTCCTGGAGGCCAAATCCTTCGCTCTGGGCGTGCGCATAGAGCATCCGCAGGCGCTGGTCGACCGGATGTTCTACCATCACAGTCCGCGTCATGCGGCCTTGCCCGCGGCCAGCTATCGCCTGGCCTGCCAGACGGCCGAGCGGGGCGTCTTTTCGTTCTGCATGTGTCCCGGCGGGTTCGTGGTCCCGGCATCCACGGCTCCGGGCGAGCTGGTCCTGAACGGCATGAGCTTGGCCAGCCGCAAGGCTCCCTTCGCCAACGCGGGGCTGGTGGCCGAAATCCGCCCCTCCGACGTTCCGGGTGAAGATCCGCTGGCGCTGCTGCGCTTTCAGGCCGAGGTCGAGCAGACCATGTTTCGCGCCGGAGACGGGAAGACCCAGCGCGCTCCGGCCCAGCGGGCTGATGATTTTCTGCAGGGCAGGGTGTCGGAGAATCTGGGCGCGACCTCGTACGTTCCCGGCGTCTACGGCGCACCGCTGCACGAACTGCTGCCCGGTTTCGTGACCCGCGCCCTGCAGGAGGGGCTGACCATCCTGGGCGGCAAGCACAAGGGCTTCGACAGCGCCGAGGCGACGCTTCTGGCCGTGGAGTCACGAACCAGCTCGCCGGTGCGCATCCCGCGCGATCGCGAGACCCTCATGCATCCGCAGGTGCGCGGTCTTTTCCCTTGCGGCGAGGGGGCCGGCTATGCGGGCGGGATCGTGTCGGCGGCCATGGATGGGGTGGCGGTGGCGAAGGCTGTGGTTGAGCAGCTGAAAAAATAG
- the ilvN gene encoding acetolactate synthase small subunit: MHSKTSRTVLDVLVKNHPGVMSHVCGLFSRRAFNVEAILCLPTNGGGESRIWLLVNEDDRLEQMIRQMRKLQDVHDVRLRPAAEETFAQLGQVMSE; encoded by the coding sequence ATGCATAGCAAAACCTCACGCACCGTCCTCGATGTGTTGGTCAAGAACCATCCGGGGGTCATGTCCCATGTTTGTGGTCTTTTTTCCCGCCGCGCATTCAACGTCGAGGCCATCCTTTGCCTGCCCACGAACGGCGGCGGGGAGAGCCGCATCTGGCTCCTGGTCAACGAGGATGACCGGCTGGAGCAGATGATCCGCCAGATGCGCAAGTTGCAGGACGTGCACGATGTGCGGCTGCGGCCCGCAGCGGAAGAGACTTTCGCCCAGCTTGGCCAGGTCATGAGCGAATGA
- a CDS encoding aminoglycoside phosphotransferase — MEALIRSFLVEHEWVWDTPKVSFLAAGEYNQNFLVHCGDTRLVFRINHGSQLGLDDQIGYEFSVLRCVEPSGVTPRPLRVHPDHQPFGGGVMLMQYLPGEALVYERDLERAAGIFARIHALPPCPELLLQDDPIAAIASESLALINRYPDHALRRQRASLLDYHRHIVRLGEDSRALFAADRLCVVNTEVNSGNFLISPESAFLVDWEKAVVSSRHQDLGHFLAPTTTLWKTETLFSQEQKNDFLKAYHRLLPDPPALEEIVHLSRIMEQVIVLRGLSWCFMAHHEYTHAAKPLTDARTRKKIELYMRDLDRIIVSAP, encoded by the coding sequence ATGGAAGCCCTGATCCGCTCCTTTCTGGTCGAACACGAATGGGTGTGGGACACGCCCAAAGTCAGCTTTCTGGCTGCCGGTGAATACAATCAGAATTTTCTGGTGCACTGCGGGGACACACGCCTCGTCTTTCGCATCAACCATGGCAGTCAGCTCGGCCTGGATGATCAGATAGGATATGAATTCAGTGTATTGCGATGCGTCGAACCATCCGGAGTGACTCCGCGCCCCCTGCGAGTCCACCCGGACCACCAGCCCTTCGGTGGCGGGGTGATGCTCATGCAGTATTTGCCGGGCGAAGCGCTGGTCTACGAACGCGATCTGGAACGCGCGGCAGGCATCTTCGCCCGTATTCACGCCCTGCCGCCCTGCCCGGAACTGCTGCTCCAGGATGATCCCATCGCGGCCATCGCCTCGGAGAGCCTTGCGCTCATAAACCGCTATCCCGATCACGCCCTGAGGCGGCAGCGCGCCAGCCTGCTCGACTATCACCGGCACATCGTGCGCCTGGGCGAGGACAGCCGCGCTCTCTTCGCGGCCGATCGGCTCTGCGTGGTCAACACGGAAGTCAACTCGGGAAATTTCCTGATCTCCCCGGAAAGCGCATTTCTGGTGGACTGGGAAAAGGCCGTGGTCTCCAGCCGGCATCAGGATCTCGGTCATTTCCTGGCACCCACGACCACCCTGTGGAAAACCGAGACGCTCTTCAGCCAGGAACAAAAGAACGATTTCCTGAAGGCCTATCACCGCCTCCTGCCTGATCCTCCCGCACTGGAAGAGATCGTGCACCTGAGCCGGATCATGGAGCAGGTCATCGTACTGCGCGGCCTGTCCTGGTGCTTCATGGCGCACCACGAGTACACTCACGCCGCCAAGCCCCTGACCGATGCCCGAACCCGGAAAAAGATCGAACTCTACATGCGCGACCTCGATCGAATCATCGTCTCCGCTCCCTGA
- the feoB gene encoding ferrous iron transport protein B, with the protein MSETVIATIALAGNPNAGKTTLFNAMTGSRQHVGNYPGITVEKKEGYVETPQGLTRVVDLPGTYSLTAYSQEELVARDFLIHERPQGVINVLDATSLERNLYLTVQFLEIGIPVTVALNMVDALEAKGMRIDSQRLASLMNVPVVRTVARSGKGVREALDAAMNHPQKSWQPLHISYGPDLDPVLTEMTDLIIARDFMTQIYPPRWLALKFLENDLVVRQLFEADFELHRSMRDMADDVARHCEKTLKTQPEFIVADYRYGYISSILRQGVLTIQPDLQGRADLSDKIDSVLTHQLAGPIIMLGILYGLFSVTFAIGQIPMGWVESFFEWLSSLVMHMPPGLARSLVVDGIIAGVGGVLGFVPLILIMFLGITFLEDSGYMARMAYMLDRVFRIFGLHGSSVVPFIISGGIPGGCAVPGVMAARTLRSPKEKLATLLTAPFMVCGAKVPVFILLAAAFFPEHGARVMFLITLVGWGAALVVAKLLRSSVIRGPSTPFVMELPPYRMPTAMGMVLHTWERGWQYIKKAGTVILAISVLIWALMTFPALSPESAAPIESGIQTLERRLATEPVEEIRLALQNDISEMNLKLKEETLANSLAGRLGRAIEPVTTLAGFDWRTNIALLGGIAAKEVIVSTLATAHALSADEVQAFSERIANAPGWNTSVAVSLMIFVLLYSPCFVTVVAIAREASWGWAAFSVFFNTGFAFTLAVATYQLGMRMGW; encoded by the coding sequence TTGTCTGAAACCGTCATTGCAACCATAGCCCTGGCCGGCAACCCCAACGCCGGCAAGACCACCCTGTTCAATGCCATGACAGGCTCACGGCAGCATGTCGGCAATTATCCGGGCATCACCGTGGAGAAGAAGGAAGGATATGTCGAAACCCCGCAAGGCCTGACCCGCGTGGTGGACCTGCCCGGCACCTATTCCCTGACCGCCTATTCCCAGGAAGAACTTGTGGCCCGCGACTTCCTGATCCACGAACGCCCCCAGGGCGTCATCAACGTCCTCGACGCCACCAGCCTGGAACGCAACCTGTACCTGACGGTGCAGTTCCTTGAGATCGGCATTCCCGTGACCGTGGCCCTGAACATGGTCGACGCCCTGGAAGCCAAGGGCATGCGCATCGATTCGCAGCGTCTGGCCAGCCTCATGAACGTTCCTGTCGTGCGCACCGTGGCGCGCTCGGGCAAAGGCGTGCGCGAAGCCCTGGACGCGGCCATGAATCACCCGCAAAAATCCTGGCAGCCGCTGCACATCTCCTACGGGCCGGACCTCGATCCCGTCCTTACAGAAATGACGGATCTGATAATCGCCCGGGATTTCATGACCCAGATCTACCCTCCGCGCTGGCTGGCCCTCAAGTTTCTGGAAAACGACCTGGTCGTGCGGCAGCTTTTCGAGGCCGACTTCGAACTGCATCGCAGCATGCGCGACATGGCCGACGATGTCGCCAGACACTGCGAAAAGACGCTCAAGACCCAGCCAGAATTCATAGTCGCCGACTACCGCTACGGCTACATCTCCTCCATCCTGCGCCAGGGCGTGCTGACCATCCAGCCCGACCTGCAGGGCCGCGCCGACCTGTCTGACAAGATCGACAGCGTCCTGACCCACCAGCTGGCTGGGCCGATCATCATGCTCGGCATCCTCTACGGCCTCTTCAGCGTGACTTTCGCCATCGGCCAGATCCCCATGGGCTGGGTCGAATCCTTTTTCGAATGGCTCTCTTCCCTGGTCATGCACATGCCCCCCGGGCTTGCCAGATCGCTTGTCGTGGACGGAATCATCGCCGGGGTTGGCGGAGTGCTGGGTTTTGTCCCGCTCATCCTGATCATGTTTCTCGGCATCACCTTTCTCGAGGATTCCGGATACATGGCCCGCATGGCCTACATGCTGGACCGGGTCTTTCGCATCTTCGGGCTGCACGGCAGTTCGGTGGTGCCCTTCATCATCTCCGGAGGCATCCCCGGTGGCTGCGCCGTGCCCGGCGTCATGGCCGCGCGTACCCTCAGGAGTCCCAAGGAGAAGCTGGCCACGCTCCTGACCGCCCCCTTCATGGTCTGCGGCGCCAAAGTGCCCGTCTTCATACTGCTCGCAGCGGCCTTCTTTCCGGAGCACGGGGCCAGGGTAATGTTCCTGATCACGCTGGTCGGATGGGGCGCGGCCCTCGTGGTGGCCAAGTTGCTGCGCTCATCCGTCATTCGCGGACCATCCACCCCCTTCGTCATGGAGCTTCCGCCCTACCGCATGCCCACGGCCATGGGCATGGTGCTGCACACCTGGGAGCGCGGCTGGCAGTACATCAAGAAGGCCGGCACGGTGATCCTGGCCATCTCGGTCCTGATCTGGGCGCTGATGACCTTCCCCGCCCTTTCCCCGGAATCGGCCGCTCCCATCGAATCCGGCATTCAGACTCTGGAACGGCGTCTGGCCACGGAGCCGGTGGAAGAAATCCGGCTGGCACTGCAAAACGACATTTCGGAGATGAACCTTAAGCTCAAGGAAGAGACCCTGGCCAATTCCCTGGCTGGTCGCCTGGGACGCGCCATCGAACCTGTCACGACCCTGGCCGGATTCGACTGGCGAACCAATATCGCCCTTCTGGGAGGAATCGCGGCCAAGGAGGTCATCGTCTCCACCCTGGCCACGGCCCATGCCTTGAGCGCCGACGAGGTGCAGGCCTTCTCCGAACGCATTGCCAACGCTCCCGGATGGAACACCAGCGTGGCGGTGAGCCTCATGATCTTTGTGCTGCTTTATTCCCCATGCTTCGTGACTGTGGTCGCCATCGCCCGCGAAGCGTCGTGGGGATGGGCCGCTTTCAGCGTCTTCTTCAACACGGGCTTTGCATTTACCCTTGCTGTGGCCACGTATCAGCTCGGCATGAGGATGGGTTGGTAA
- a CDS encoding transcription elongation factor GreA: MNRIPISVEGFKRLEKELEDLKKERPAIIQAIKEAREEGDLRENAGYDAARERQGMLEARISHIESRMIRFEVIDINTLQSDRAVFGATVTVEDLETEERKTYTLLGPDEADHTKGTISIESPVGRALLGKQEGDEISVQVPKGRVDYEVISVSFNGTAGLR; encoded by the coding sequence ATGAACAGGATTCCCATTTCAGTCGAAGGCTTCAAGCGTTTGGAAAAGGAACTGGAAGACCTCAAGAAAGAGCGCCCGGCCATTATCCAGGCCATCAAGGAAGCCCGGGAAGAGGGCGACCTGCGCGAGAACGCGGGTTACGACGCTGCCCGTGAACGCCAGGGCATGCTGGAAGCCAGGATCAGCCACATCGAATCGCGCATGATACGTTTTGAAGTCATCGACATCAATACGCTGCAGAGCGACCGTGCGGTTTTCGGAGCCACGGTGACCGTCGAGGATCTGGAGACCGAAGAGCGCAAGACCTACACCCTGCTCGGCCCCGACGAGGCCGATCACACCAAGGGCACCATCTCCATCGAGTCTCCGGTGGGACGCGCATTGCTCGGCAAGCAGGAAGGCGATGAAATTTCCGTGCAGGTCCCGAAAGGACGCGTGGACTATGAAGTCATCTCCGTCAGCTTCAACGGCACGGCCGGACTGAGATAG
- a CDS encoding stress response translation initiation inhibitor YciH: MSRDSFKTVYSTEKPACRKCGRVECSCGQTRPMAQGPIRVGRETKGRKGAGVTVVTGLALPEAELKALLSDCKKRLGCGGTLRDNTLEFQGEHRDTLLTFLKDRGITAKKSGS; encoded by the coding sequence ATGTCCCGTGATTCCTTCAAAACAGTCTATTCCACGGAAAAACCGGCCTGCCGCAAATGCGGACGGGTGGAATGCAGCTGCGGCCAAACCCGGCCCATGGCCCAGGGGCCGATACGGGTCGGCAGGGAAACAAAAGGACGCAAGGGCGCAGGAGTCACGGTCGTGACGGGGCTTGCCCTGCCCGAAGCAGAGCTTAAGGCGCTACTTTCCGACTGCAAAAAACGTCTGGGATGCGGCGGCACGCTGCGGGACAACACCCTGGAATTCCAGGGAGAACACCGCGACACCCTGCTGACCTTTTTGAAAGACCGCGGCATCACCGCCAAAAAGTCGGGGAGCTGA